GCAGTTCTGGATGAGGAAACCACGACCAATCCACGCTATGCCTTTGGCAACCCTGATCACGAGATCATGGAGGCAAGTGATCAATTTCGCATCAACACACACTTCGGTGCTAATAATCAGACCAGTCCTGATGTAGTGACCAGCATGTCTCATGGAAAGACGCTTTTTCAATATCCCCGGTTGGATTACCGCTCTGCTGGTACAACCACCATTCAGAATGGGTATAAAACCATATTCCTGGCTTTTGGCTTTGAAGCAATTGCATCCCTGGAGGACGAGGGACCAACTATTCGCGCTGACCTGATGCAGAGATTCCTGGAATGGTTTGATATCGACTATGTTGGAATAGATGGGGAGAACGTTGCCCATGATCTGACACCAGGTATTAGTCACTTCTATCCTAATCCCTTCAATCCTACCGTCAATATTGGGTACATGTTGCCTGGGGCAAGCTCTGTTAACTTGACTATCTTTGATGTTAGGGGACAAGAGGTTGTCTCACTCCAGGATGGTTTTATCCAACCAGGCAATTATGAGGTACAGTGGAATGGTGTGGATAGATCAGGCAATCCAGTGAGTACAGGTGTGTATTTCTGCCGTCTAAAGGCAGGGGAGATCAGCCAGACCATCAAAATGGTGTATCTCAAGTAATCTGAACCAATTATAAAGATAGGAAAGCCCTGGACAGTTGTCTGGGGCTTTGTTTTATTGGGGCCAATGGGTCACACTCCGATTCACTTGGATCGTAGCGCTGTCCAGGCTAATTTCATGGCAATTCCACACTCGCACAGATACAGATTAATCTCCATCTCGAACTCCATTCTCACAATTTCAAAACAAATAGGGGGCATTCATGAACAATTTGCAGTCGACGGTAATCATGAAGACAGACCTGGTGAATTTTACCGGTCGAGTATCTGTGGCCTCACAGGCCGACTTAAGTGATCTACTCAGAATCCAGAAGGATTTAATCTCAAAGGTTGTTTCCAGCAACAATGGCAAGATTATCAAGGGGGAAGGGGATTCTTTCTGGATCATTTTCCCAAGTGTCACCATAGCAGCCATCTCTGCCGTCGAAATCCAGCAGGAATTCAGAGTTGAACAAGCCGGATTATCAGATACTGAAACCTTAAGTATTCGGATTGCTATTACCATTGGGGACATTCTCCACCAGGAAGGTGATATTTTTGGCGATGCTGTGAATCTGGCAGCTCGAATTGAATCCATCACCCCGCCGAATGAAATTTACCTCAGTCATGCGGCTTGGTTGGTATTGAACAAAGCTGAGATTGGAAATTCCTTTGTAAAGGATTTTGAACTGAAAGGGATATCCGATAAAGAAAGCATTTATCGTATTGATCAGCGGCATAAGACCAGAATTATTAAAGAGCAGGCTGTGGTATTCACCGATCTACGCTCTTTTAGCGGCTTCAAGGATAAATTCTCCATAGACGATGTGGAAAATGTTATCGGCAAGATGGAAGAAATAGCCAGACATGCCTGTGATTCTAATGGTGGGACCATTCGAGCAACCATTGGAGATGCCCACTTCATGACTTTTCCCACCGCTACAGCGGCAATTCATGGTATTCTAACCATCATGAGTCACTGGGATAAATACATAGCTGAAACAGGCTACCCGACTCCCATGGCCCTGGGGGCTCATATTGCCGATGTTTACATTTTTAGATCCTGTATCTATGGGGATCAAATTAACAAAGCCGCTCTCATTGAGTCCCTGTGCAGGTCTGCACATTCTGAATTGGATAGAAGTGTTGCTCTCATCTCAGATCAGGTCTACCGAGAATCTCAAGTGACTCAATCCGAATGTGAAATAATAGAAATTGACCCAGGTATCATTGACAGGCGCATGCAGGGTAGATTCAAGTCAACTTTTGCCGAGGGAGAACCCCTCTTCGAACTCCTGCCAGCATCTCCCGCTACAGATGAATAGCAGGCAGCAGGTGTCACATCACAACTGACAGATAATGAGTACGATGATTGGTGGTACTATCAACATACATTTAATGATCTGGGAGAAATCGTTTGGTTAGGTAATCCTCTAAATTATTACGAGATTTTTCTGTATTCTCCAACCAGTGAAACGGTAATCCAATTGACCAGTAATGGGCGACCCAATAGCCATCCTCACATCAATCAAAATGGAGACATCGTTTGGACTGGTCAGGGCGCTGAATATGTACAGGGCAGTGAAGGAGTCTATATTGCTAAAAAAGCCCTCTCCTCGGGCTCTATTGCTGGTACAATAGCCGTTGACGATACAGGCCTTGCCGGTGTGGCGGTTGAGCTTCTTGATTCTGAAGGTTATCCGTTGCTATTCACATCCACTGATGTTGAAGGAACTTACTCATTTGGAGAAGTAGAATCAGGTGACTATCAGGTTATGATCGTCGAACCATTGGGTTATGTAGCAGATGAAAATCCAAAGATCACATCCTTAGCACCCGGTATGACCAATACACTGGATTTTACGCTAGCTGGAGTAGTGGTTCAAAATACCTGTAGAGGTAAGGGCTATTGGAAGCATCAATTCGATGTATACCTTAAGAATAGAGGTCACGCTCAGGAAAGCTACGATGATCTGAGCTCGTACATGGCCCAGATTTATCAATTTTATACTCCCCATTTTGCGATTTTCGCTAATTGTAACACTTTTGAAGATTGGCAAGCCATGCTTACAGTGAGAGGTAACGTCCAAATGGTTGAAAGGGCAAGGCAGCATCTCGCTGCACTGGTTTTCAATTTTGCATCCTTGAAAGTAGCACAATACGAAATCGTCACCGAAGATGGCAAAACTGCCGGGGATGTTTTGACATTTGTTTCAACCCTTATCGAAGATAGTGATTCTGCAAATGATGAAATGGCTAAAGATCTTGCAGAGGCGGTGAACTCGCAATTAGAAATAGCATCGGGGATTATTTCATCAGGTGGCGTGCTCTATAAGGGTAATGGAGAGCAGGTTGCATGGAATTGGGGTGAATTACCTGTGAGTTTTTCTCTAGACCAAAACTATCCCAATCCATTTAATCCAACAACGACGATTCATTACAGCTTACCCGTTGCCTCAGATGTCACCCTCCATATTTACGATATCACAGGTAGGGAGGTAAAAGGCCTTGTCAACGCATATCAGGCAGCAGGAACGTACTCGACACACTGGAAGGGCACAACTTCAAACGGGATATCTGTGGAAACAGGCGTATACTTTGCTCGTATCCAGGCTGGTGATTATTCGCAGGTCATAAAGATGATCTATCTCAGGTAAAGAGTTTCCCTATCTTGCCAGAATTAATGAGCCCCTGTCTATAATGGGGGCTCTCTTCATGGTGAAAGAAGAGATTTGATCCATAACCTGCTATTTCCTGATTTTTCAGATTCCAGAGACCAGACGGTCTCCGCTACCCTGGATACCAGGTGACGATCGTGACTGACCAGCAAAATGCTGCCTTCCCATTCCAGCAAAGCCTCCTCAAGACAGGTGATTGCCAGTAGATCCAGATGGTTGGTGGGTTCATCCAGCACCAGGAGTGAACACTCCCGGGACATACCCAGTGCCAGCATCAATTTGCGACTTTCACCGGGACTGATCATATCACCGTGGAGCAAGCCTTCAGGGTCAGAGCCCAAACGGCGCACAATGGTCAGAACCTGACCCATTTCATCATGTGAGAGCTGTTTTAGGGTCTCAAGAAGAGTGCTGCCCTCAGTCATGGGAATTTCCTGTGGCATGTACAGCAGGTCTGATTTGGGCAAGCTGGATCTGTGCATCAAATGGTTTACCAGTATAGATTTTCCAGAACCATTTGCTCCTGTAATGGCAATGCACTGTCCGCGCTCAAGCAGGAGATCAGGCCATGAGATTGTCAGAGAATTACTGGGACTGATACTGCCAGCCGGCTCATCAATGAGGACTTCCCTATGACCTGCACGGCCTCCCAGATGGATACCACTGCGATGCTCTTTTTGAACTGATATTGCACTTTTCCTGGCTTCCACCTTGTTGACCCGCTCACTCAAGGTTTGTTTGAGACGACCAGATTTCTTGTCCTTGCCGGAATAGATGGCCATACCGATCTTAGCCCGTCCATCTGAATCTCCCCGTGCCAGATAGCCTCGGCTCCGCCTGCCAGCTGTTCGGGTAACCTCCTCAGAGCGACGTTGGAGTTCACGGCGTAATTTCCTGGCTTCCTTTTGAAGCACAGCCTTCTGCCTCTGATGCTCCAACTGCTCACGATCCAGTTCCTGATTGGCTGAGCTAAAACCACCCTTGCGCATGTCAGGATGTCCCTTTTCAAGAAAAAGAGTATGATCACAAAGCGTATCCAGCAGATGCCGATCATGACTGACAATGAGACCGATTCCCTGAAAAGCTTTGAGTGTGTTGAGGAGAATCTCTTTGGTGTTGATGTCGAGGTGGTTATCAGGTTCATCAAGGATGAGTACATCAGGCTCATGAGAGAGCGCCAGGGCTAACTGGAGCCGCTTTCTTTCCCCATGGCTAAGGGTTGCCCCATCTATTGAACCAGTCGGGCTGAATGGCCAATTTCGCCCTCCATGACCAAATCTGTGCATCTTCAGCCATTGACAGTCTGAGCAGTCCGGGAGGATGATGATCAGTACGCTGTTCAACTGATTGGATATCTCCTGGAGCGTTGATATCTCCTGAATCGGGTTTTAAACTTTGGTTGATGAGGTGAAGCAGGGTGCTTTTCCCGCATCCGTTGGCTCCCACAACTCCTGTCCAGCCTGTATAGAAGGCTATGCTTATATCAGTGAAAAGTGCTTCCACGGCTTCGGGGTATTTGAAGCTCAAATGCTGTATAGTAAGAGATCTTGATATATGAGACATGCTAAATCCTTTGTAGATAACGATTTTGTGCAAGCCCGAGTTACAAACTCGAGGGTCTGAGTAAAACCAGTAAGTACTGAACCAGATGTGTTTGGCTTAATGCTTCTTATTTAGTGGGTTTTATTTGCGCATCCCGCTGATCCCTTAGAGGAAGGTTTAGTGACTGTTGTCTCATGCCCAAAATAGGCAAAAAATAGGGGAGAATCAATTGAGTTTAGGTTTGAACAGGTATCCCAGGGATGGGCATGCGTCGCTTCCAGGCGACTCTGAATTCTGGCTCCTGAATTCCTGATTTTACCCCTAAATATTCCCTCCGTGCAAGGATTGGTTCCATCTGTGTTAGCCGGAAACTCGAAGTGTCCTTATCTTTCAGAACAGTAGGGGGTTTTGCGAACAGGATGCACAGCCGTACCACTCAGTAATTCATCGGGCATTTAAACCTTCTGACCCTCTTCAGTAAGTTAAGTATACTGGGTGTAGGCTTTGTCCTTTTTGCAGGAGTAAAGATATTGTAAACATGAAACAATTACAGGGGTGATTTATGAAGCGGAGATTGATTGCATCAACAGCATTATTAATGCTTATCAGCTGTGAAGAACCCACCGAATTATTAGCACCAACAAATTTGACTTACATTAAAAACAATGAAAAGTCGGTGACACTTCTGTGGGAGAGGAACAATGATCAAGAAGGCGGTTTTACTATTGAGCGCAAAACGGGTAACGGGAACTATACTTTTCTAACAAGCAAACCTGCCAAAAGTACAAGTCATACTGATTCATCACTAATACTATATAATAGCTACACCTATCGGGTAAAAGCAACGGGTGCGGATGATGATTCTGAATGGAGTAATGAACTATTGCTTTCAACCTGGCTAAATGCACCTGCTACCCTGAACCTTTCCAGGGAAGGGGTGACCACTTACTCCATCTCCTGGACAGATAACTCAGGCTGTGAAGATGGGTATATTGTTGAGCGACGGGTTGGAAGTGGAAGTTATACACTTCTAGCTGAAAAGGCGGCGGATTGTACCAGTCATATCGATTCTGGATTGACTATCGATGAGACCTATGGCTATCGGGTTAAGGCAACCAGCCAGGCGGGAGATTCGGAGTACAGTTATGAAAGGACTGCTACTTTAGTATTTAATATGGATCCCCCAAGAAACTTGACAGTCACCAAGGACAATGAAACAACCATCAGACTTGAATGGGAAGATAGATCAGAGTATGAGGACGGGTTCATCATTGAGCGCAAGGTTGGAGATGCAGACTATATGCTTCTTGCCGAAAAACCCTCAGGAAGTACAAGCCATATAGACGCCAATCTGACAATGGGTCAAACTTATGTATATAGAGTGAAAGCAATTAGTCAGTATAAAAATTCAGAATGGAGCAATAATCAAACAGTCCAAATTTATTTTTTGGGTCCAAGCGAATTGTCATTGTTCCGAGATGATGAAACCACATTCAGTCTCACCTGGAGGGATAACTCTGATAGTGAGGATAGCTATATAGTCGAATGCAAAGCTGGGGGTGAAGATTATGTGGTTCTGTCCAATGAGCCTGCAGGAAGCACGAGCTATATCCATTCAGGATTGACACTGAATGAAACTTACAGCTATCTCGTGAAAGCGACAGGTCCTTATGGGGAGTCAGATTATTCTAATGAGGTTTTTGCGCTCCTTTATGAAAGGAGCACAGTCAGGGATATAGATGGCAACATCTATCAAACTATCCGCAGCGGGGACCAGTGGTGGATGGCAGAGAATCTAAGGGTAAGTAAATACCGTGATGGGAGTTCAGTTGAGTATGCAACCGATACGACCAGTCACGAGGTAACAGGAATTGGGATATATTGGATTTATAATAACAATTCAAATGATGAACTGGATACATATGGAGCTCTTTACAATTGGCATGCTGTTTCAGACAGCCGAAACATAGCTCCTGAGGGATGGCATATACCTACAGATGCTGAATGGCAGGAGCTCATCGATAATCTGGGTGGTGAAGACGTGGCTGGCGACTACATGAAAGAAGCCGGCACAATACATTGGGAAGATGATGAGGGTTCTACCAATATTAGTGGTTTCTCAGCCTTACCCGGCGGTAGATACTCATATTCTGAGGGTTGGTGGGGTTGGGGGGGTAGTTGGATTGATGGAGAGCCTGGTTTTTATAGATTGGGACGCGATGCAAGCTTCTGGTCGGCAACGGAGGATGTGGAAAATGGTGGTGCCATTGAACGATTCTTGTCTTCCGATATTTCAGGTATCTACAGAGGTGTGAGCGAGAAGGAAAATGGTTTTTCTGTTCGCTGTGTGAAAGATTGATGGCGTCACCAGCAATATAGGGGATACCGACTGTGCCACAGTCCTTAGAGAAGTTGTATAGCAATGGTTTTAGGCATAAGGTTAATTGATCACCAATCAATTGCTCATCATCATCCCTGACCTGACAATCTTCGATATTCGGGGGCAAGAGATTGTGACCCTCCAGGATGCTGAAAAACCTCCTGGTAATTATGAAGTGCAGTGGAACGGGATGGATCAATCAATCCCGTTAATACGCGAGTGTATTTCGCTCGCCCAAAGGCAGCGGATTTTAACCAGACTATAAAAATAGTATTTCTCAAATAACTTGAGCTAATTCAGCCATTATATAGCCCCGGGCTATGTCTGGAGCTTTGTTTTCTGAACAAGTAGAGTAACTTATAATTCGAACAGGAACTCATGTAGAAGTCTTTCAATTGTATATTTACCTCGGGGGGCAAAATTGACTATTAAGGCAAACCAGCGATGAATGAATCAAAACCACATCAAATCACAGACCCCTTTGATACAATAAAGCACATTTTAAAAGTATCTGAACGTCTCAATGAGCTTAAGGATCTGGATGCTATACTGGATAGAATTCTGGAAGAGAGCCGTCTGTTATCCAATGCAGATGCAGGAACCCTGTTTCTTGTTAAGGATGGTGACCTTGTTTTTGAGTATATCCAGAACGAAAGTTTTGCCGATCAACGTGATGGAATTAAGATTTACAGTAACCAAACCATCCCCATAAATGGCCTATCTATTGTAGGGTATGTTGCCCAGGAAGGGAAACCACTTTGCATTGATGATGCCTATGCTCTGCCAGAAGGGTTGAGTTGCACATTTAATTCTGGGTTTGATACTCGAAGTGGCTACCACACAAAATCCATCTTAACCGTACCCATCAAGAGTTCACAGAGAAAAGTGATTGGCGTCATCCAAATCATAAATGCGAAAAATGATCTGGGAGAAGTCATCCCATTCACAAAGGCCATGGAACATTATCTTGGTCTATTTGCAAACAATGCCTCCGTTGCCATTGAACAGGGAATTATCACCAGGGAAGTTGTTTTACGCATGGTGAAAATGGCAGAATTGCGTGACCCCACGGAGACAGGAGCTCATGTCCAACGCGTAGGAGCATATTCGGCAGAGATTTATGATAATTGGGCTCAAACCCACGGCATAGAAAAGGCTGAGCGTAAACGCATAAAGGACCGTATCCGAATTGCGGCCATGTTGCATGATGTAGGAAAAGTGGGGGTTTCAGATACAATCTTGAAGAAGCCCGGCCGGCTCTCGGAAACTGAATTTGATCAAATTAAGCTGCATACTGTTCATGGTCGGAATCTTTTTACACAATCTACTTCTGACCTGGATGAAATGTCTGCAGAAATCGCTTCCAATCACCATGAGAAATGGGATGGATCCGGTTACCCTGGTCATATGAAGGGTGAAAATGAGGATGTGAAGTTGGGAAGCGGGAAGCAAGGTAGTGAAATTCCTCTAGCAGCTCGAATTTGTGCTGTGGCAGATGTTTACGATGCACTCTGTTCAAAGCGATCATACAAAGAAGCCTGGGATGAAAATCAAGCAGTGGATGAGATCAAGAAGGCATCTGGGATTGAATTTGATCCTGAGGTGGTCGCCTCATTTCTTAATATTCAGCCGACGATCAATTCAATACGAGAGCACTTCAACGGTACCTAGATGTATGGAAATGTACGGTCTGATTTCCAGTTGATCCCGATGCGCCTGATTCGTTTATAATCCCTTTAGCATAACCCTGCAACTAACAGTGTAACAGATAGATACAGGGAACACTTAATCACCATATGTAATGAATATAAAATTATTTAACCTGCTTTGTATTCATCAGCGAGTAGAGGACTGGGAGTATTCCCAGGGTTAATAACGTTGAGCTAAATAGACCAAATACGACCACAACTGCCAGGGGTCTCTGTATCTCCGATCCTATTCCAGTGGCCAGCATTAAAGGGATCAAACCAAAGATAGTAGTGAGTGCCGTCATGAGGACTGGCCGCAGTCTGATCTCTGCTCCTCGTAAAGCTGCTTCCATCCTGGAAAGTCCTTCTCCTTCGAGGCGCTGGAAGTTGCTGATGAGGACGAGTCCATTTTGGACTGCAATCCCAAATACTGCAATGAATCCGACGGCTGCTGGTACACTCAGATATTCTCCTGTAAAGTACAGCCCTAGTATTCCTCCTATGAGAGATAGAGGTATACTGATGTAAATCAACGCAGCTTCTTTCACAGATTCTAAGGCCATTAGCAGGAAGGCGAAAATCAGGATTAGAACGACAGGAATGACGAAGCTTAACCTACGCATTGCCCTTTCCTGATTTTCGAACTGACCACCTATCTCCATGGTATAGCCTGCAGGTAATCGGATTTCATCAGACAAACGTTCGCGTATATCTGATACTACTGTCCCCAAATCTCTACCCCTAATATTGGCATTCACTGTCCATCGACGCTGGTTTTTCTCTCGATTGATCTGCACTGGTCCAAGAACCGACTCCACAGTAGCAACCTCACGGAGGGGGATGAGGGATCCATTTGTTCGACGCACAAGAATACCCTCGAGAACATTTACATCGTCCCTGAACTGCTCCTGGAAGCGAACATGGATGCCAAAGCGTCGGGTTTCCTTGTATATCTGAGAGACGACCTCTCCACCAACAGCCAATTCGATAGCTTCCATGATCTGATTCACAGTGATACCGTAGCGCTTACTGGTTTCACGGTTTGGGGTGATGCGATATTGCGGTTGTCCCCAGCTTTGTTCAATCCCAAGATCTACTAAACCTGATATACCAGAGACAGCTTGCCCTGTGAGTTCTGCGTAACGACGCAAAGTATCAATATTCTCGCCGTATATCTTTATTGCAAGTTGGGTGCGTACTCCAGAAAGCAACTCGTCGAATAGATTCTGAATGGGCTGGGTAAAGTTCAGTTGAATTCCAGGATATTCGCCAAGTTGTTGCGCCAATCCATTGACCAAATCTTCCTTACTGTTGTGAGTCCACTGATCCTGTGGTTTCAATGTGATCTGCATGGAAGCAAAGTTGACCGGATGGGGGTGACTACCTGCCTCTGGACGCCCAATCTTCGTAATAGCATGTTCCACCTCGTCAAATTGAACAACATCTCGTTCCATGAGCTGGATAAGTTCAGTCATTGTTTCAAGACTCGTAGACGGAGCAGAGGTAATAATTACCTGTATGGCGCCTTCTTCAAGCGTGGGGACGAATTCTGTACCTAACCGTGGAACCAACATAAGGCTGATAAAAAGAAGCAGAATTGCTGGGATGACAATCATCCAACTCCTTTTGGTCAGTGTAAGGAGTAGCGCTTTGTACCCCTTGCGTAGCACTGACATGAACCGTGGCTCTACTAGCCGAGTCTTCCGTATGATCATACTCGATAACACCGGCGAAATAACCAGGGCAGCAATGAGAGATCCGATCAAGGCGAAGACGATGGTGATAGCCAGTGGTCTAAAGAGTTTTCCTTCGATACCCTGGAGGGAGAATATGGGGAGAAACACCATGATGATAATCGCTACTGAAAACAGAATGGGTTTACGGACCTCATTCACGGCTTCAATGATTGCTCCGATGCGTTTATCGTTATCCGATGTATCAAGGGATTGCAATTTCCGATAGATGCTCTCAACCACAACAATGGATCCATCGCCGAGCATTCCGATGGCGATGGCGATACCACCAAAGGACATGAGGTTGGCGGAGATTCCCTGCCAACCCATTAGAATGACACCGACTAAGGCGCTAATGGGAAGACTGAAACCGACGATAATCGCAGTTCTGAAATTCCAGAGAAAGAGGAGCAGGATCAGGTTAACCAGGATGCCGGCTTGAAACAGGGCACTGATGACCGTTCCAGTAGCCTTTGATACCAACTCGGATTGATCATAATAGGGTATGAGCCGCACCCCTTGTGGTAAGGCATTTTGTACCTCGGGCAACTTCGCCTTCAATGCATCGATAACTTCAGAGGAGTTCTGCCCCAGTAGTTTGATGACAATGCCTGCTACTACTTCTTGCCTGCCATCCATACTGACAACACCACGACGGGTTTCGTTTCCATATCCTACTTCGGCAATGTGCTCAAGCGTAATTGGGACACTGTTCTCGACCTTCAATGGGATTGAGCCGATCTGTTCAAGTTCTTCCAGTAACCCTACGCCGCGGATCAGATATTCCTCAGATCCAACAACAAGAAACTGCCCACCAACATTCCGATTGTTATCTCTAATTGCTGAGACAACGTCATCTATTGAAATATCATATTCAAGCATATTCAGTGGATTAAGCTTAACCTGGTACTGGAGGACATGCCCACCCATTGAGAGAATCTCAGTGACTCCGGGTACGGTTTGGAGTTGGTACTTGACCTGCCAATCGTTGATCTCGCGCAGGTATGCCCCTGGATCTTTCCCTTCGAGATGGGCTAAGCCTTCATCAAGCGTGAGGTAATACATGAATACCTCGCCTAAACCCGAGCTAATGGGACCTAATGTTGGCGCTTCTTCAAGGTCAGGAAGATCTTCCATGGCGGAGTTCAGTCTTTGATTTACCAACTGGCGGGCGAAATAGATATCTGTATCATCAGAGAAATAGACATAAATGACAGCCATTCCAAAAGCTGAAGTAGATTTAACCAGGGTCACGCCAGGTAGCCCATTCATTGAACTTTCAATAGGGTATGTGATAAGACGTTCGATTTCTTCCGGCGCCATTCCATGTCCCTCAGCGAAGATTGGTACCATCACGGGGGAGATATCAGGAAAAGCATCTTTGGGCAAATGGGTGTACTCCCATATCCCAAATCCCAGGATGAGACCAATTAAAAGGAAAATGAGTACATTCTGTTTCATCAGAAATTGCATGAGTTATCCCCTAATGCCCATGGCCAGCGTGACCGGACAGGGAGGAAGTCACCAATTCAGACTTCAGGAAGAATGACCCAGTGGATACAATCCGATCACCTATCTTCAGTCCGCTTTGGATGTCGATCAAACCCCCGCCTCGTTGACCCACCTCAACACTGACAACCTCAAACTCAGTATCAGACACTGGCATAAAGACAACATGCTCTGATTCATAGGTTTGAATACAACTTTCTGGAACAACCAGCACCTCTTCTCCATCATGATCGTAAGCCGCTTCAGCATAAACAAGTCTACCTGGGTTCCAGGTACCAGATGTATTTCTGAGAATACAGCGCACAATATTTGTCCGTGTGATAGAATCCATGACCGGTTTTATATATCGAATGGTCGTTTGGATTTGCTCATCGCCATCGATTGATTTTAGAGTAAGTACCTGACCTTTTTTGAGGAGTGGCATATCCTTTTCGAAGGCGTGTAGATCAACCCATACTGTACGAAGGTCTCCTATAATCATGAGTGGCTCTGACCCATCTGT
This DNA window, taken from Candidatus Neomarinimicrobiota bacterium, encodes the following:
- a CDS encoding adenylate cyclase; this translates as MNNLQSTVIMKTDLVNFTGRVSVASQADLSDLLRIQKDLISKVVSSNNGKIIKGEGDSFWIIFPSVTIAAISAVEIQQEFRVEQAGLSDTETLSIRIAITIGDILHQEGDIFGDAVNLAARIESITPPNEIYLSHAAWLVLNKAEIGNSFVKDFELKGISDKESIYRIDQRHKTRIIKEQAVVFTDLRSFSGFKDKFSIDDVENVIGKMEEIARHACDSNGGTIRATIGDAHFMTFPTATAAIHGILTIMSHWDKYIAETGYPTPMALGAHIADVYIFRSCIYGDQINKAALIESLCRSAHSELDRSVALISDQVYRESQVTQSECEIIEIDPGIIDRRMQGRFKSTFAEGEPLFELLPASPATDE
- a CDS encoding T9SS type A sorting domain-containing protein — its product is MTSNGRPNSHPHINQNGDIVWTGQGAEYVQGSEGVYIAKKALSSGSIAGTIAVDDTGLAGVAVELLDSEGYPLLFTSTDVEGTYSFGEVESGDYQVMIVEPLGYVADENPKITSLAPGMTNTLDFTLAGVVVQNTCRGKGYWKHQFDVYLKNRGHAQESYDDLSSYMAQIYQFYTPHFAIFANCNTFEDWQAMLTVRGNVQMVERARQHLAALVFNFASLKVAQYEIVTEDGKTAGDVLTFVSTLIEDSDSANDEMAKDLAEAVNSQLEIASGIISSGGVLYKGNGEQVAWNWGELPVSFSLDQNYPNPFNPTTTIHYSLPVASDVTLHIYDITGREVKGLVNAYQAAGTYSTHWKGTTSNGISVETGVYFARIQAGDYSQVIKMIYLR
- a CDS encoding ABC-F family ATP-binding cassette domain-containing protein, whose amino-acid sequence is MHRFGHGGRNWPFSPTGSIDGATLSHGERKRLQLALALSHEPDVLILDEPDNHLDINTKEILLNTLKAFQGIGLIVSHDRHLLDTLCDHTLFLEKGHPDMRKGGFSSANQELDREQLEHQRQKAVLQKEARKLRRELQRRSEEVTRTAGRRSRGYLARGDSDGRAKIGMAIYSGKDKKSGRLKQTLSERVNKVEARKSAISVQKEHRSGIHLGGRAGHREVLIDEPAGSISPSNSLTISWPDLLLERGQCIAITGANGSGKSILVNHLMHRSSLPKSDLLYMPQEIPMTEGSTLLETLKQLSHDEMGQVLTIVRRLGSDPEGLLHGDMISPGESRKLMLALGMSRECSLLVLDEPTNHLDLLAITCLEEALLEWEGSILLVSHDRHLVSRVAETVWSLESEKSGNSRLWIKSLLSP
- a CDS encoding ATP-binding cassette domain-containing protein is translated as MSHISRSLTIQHLSFKYPEAVEALFTDISIAFYTGWTGVVGANGCGKSTLLHLINQSLKPDSGDINAPGDIQSVEQRTDHHPPGLLRLSMAEDAQIWSWRAKLAIQPDWFNRWGNP
- a CDS encoding fibronectin type III domain-containing protein — encoded protein: MKRRLIASTALLMLISCEEPTELLAPTNLTYIKNNEKSVTLLWERNNDQEGGFTIERKTGNGNYTFLTSKPAKSTSHTDSSLILYNSYTYRVKATGADDDSEWSNELLLSTWLNAPATLNLSREGVTTYSISWTDNSGCEDGYIVERRVGSGSYTLLAEKAADCTSHIDSGLTIDETYGYRVKATSQAGDSEYSYERTATLVFNMDPPRNLTVTKDNETTIRLEWEDRSEYEDGFIIERKVGDADYMLLAEKPSGSTSHIDANLTMGQTYVYRVKAISQYKNSEWSNNQTVQIYFLGPSELSLFRDDETTFSLTWRDNSDSEDSYIVECKAGGEDYVVLSNEPAGSTSYIHSGLTLNETYSYLVKATGPYGESDYSNEVFALLYERSTVRDIDGNIYQTIRSGDQWWMAENLRVSKYRDGSSVEYATDTTSHEVTGIGIYWIYNNNSNDELDTYGALYNWHAVSDSRNIAPEGWHIPTDAEWQELIDNLGGEDVAGDYMKEAGTIHWEDDEGSTNISGFSALPGGRYSYSEGWWGWGGSWIDGEPGFYRLGRDASFWSATEDVENGGAIERFLSSDISGIYRGVSEKENGFSVRCVKD
- a CDS encoding HD domain-containing protein; the encoded protein is MNESKPHQITDPFDTIKHILKVSERLNELKDLDAILDRILEESRLLSNADAGTLFLVKDGDLVFEYIQNESFADQRDGIKIYSNQTIPINGLSIVGYVAQEGKPLCIDDAYALPEGLSCTFNSGFDTRSGYHTKSILTVPIKSSQRKVIGVIQIINAKNDLGEVIPFTKAMEHYLGLFANNASVAIEQGIITREVVLRMVKMAELRDPTETGAHVQRVGAYSAEIYDNWAQTHGIEKAERKRIKDRIRIAAMLHDVGKVGVSDTILKKPGRLSETEFDQIKLHTVHGRNLFTQSTSDLDEMSAEIASNHHEKWDGSGYPGHMKGENEDVKLGSGKQGSEIPLAARICAVADVYDALCSKRSYKEAWDENQAVDEIKKASGIEFDPEVVASFLNIQPTINSIREHFNGT